From Actinomyces slackii, a single genomic window includes:
- a CDS encoding DedA family protein encodes MDRINDLPYGWLFAFFWCLGMMRSHTMYWIGRGITAGTAHSRWAGVLETPLYATAQAWAARWGVLAIPMSFLTVGLQSCIQISAGVTRMRLGLYSPAAAAGSVVWAAVYTTVGMAVIAAWLSSPAGRVVSVLIAAAVIGSIIAQHRHAGSRMRPSSIRDPQVHG; translated from the coding sequence ATGGACCGGATCAACGACCTGCCCTACGGCTGGCTCTTCGCCTTCTTCTGGTGCCTGGGCATGATGCGCTCCCACACCATGTACTGGATCGGCCGGGGCATCACCGCCGGCACGGCCCACAGCAGGTGGGCGGGCGTGCTGGAGACTCCCCTGTACGCCACCGCTCAGGCCTGGGCGGCGCGCTGGGGCGTCCTGGCGATCCCGATGTCCTTCCTGACCGTGGGGCTGCAGAGCTGCATCCAGATCTCGGCGGGCGTGACCCGGATGCGCCTGGGCCTCTACTCCCCTGCCGCCGCGGCCGGCTCCGTGGTGTGGGCCGCCGTCTACACCACGGTGGGCATGGCGGTCATCGCCGCCTGGCTGTCGAGTCCCGCCGGCCGGGTCGTCTCGGTTCTCATCGCCGCGGCCGTCATCGGCTCGATCATCGCCCAGCACCGCCACGCAGGCTCCCGCATGCGCCCCTCATCGATCCGCGACCCGCAGGTCCACGGATGA
- a CDS encoding DUF3800 domain-containing protein: MSSQEWVAYLDESQQRSHYFVGAALAPEDVWQEIASRLAALRSSIASTYGIPADIEFHGNPLMNGKDGWEPLRGRHREVANTYLRALTTLDGLESPHLLFYGVDVQRLNARYKYPMSPHEVCMDHLLERIDDFARSQGLGQVMVVADQSSQEKQLQDRFARNQRLGTVGYRRSRLEQIKALEFRSSADTDGLQIVDLALYLRQRAFHVPQEKHPQGPSKPGKTPGKDQSANEALGSMATMKTATPEGWLC; the protein is encoded by the coding sequence GTGAGCAGTCAGGAGTGGGTCGCCTACCTCGACGAGTCGCAGCAACGATCCCACTACTTCGTGGGAGCGGCCCTCGCTCCTGAGGATGTATGGCAGGAGATAGCGTCGCGCCTGGCCGCACTTCGCTCATCCATCGCTTCGACCTACGGCATCCCTGCGGATATCGAATTCCACGGCAATCCTCTCATGAATGGCAAGGACGGGTGGGAACCACTGCGCGGCAGGCACCGCGAGGTTGCCAACACCTATCTCAGAGCGCTGACAACGCTCGACGGCCTGGAATCGCCCCACCTCCTCTTCTACGGCGTAGACGTGCAACGACTCAATGCGAGGTACAAGTATCCCATGAGCCCTCATGAGGTATGCATGGACCACCTGCTTGAGAGGATCGACGACTTCGCAAGATCTCAAGGACTCGGGCAGGTCATGGTCGTCGCCGACCAGTCGAGTCAGGAGAAGCAGCTCCAGGATCGGTTCGCGCGCAATCAACGCCTCGGCACAGTCGGCTACCGGCGCAGCCGACTCGAGCAGATCAAGGCCCTGGAGTTCAGGTCATCGGCGGACACGGACGGCCTGCAGATCGTCGACCTGGCCCTCTACCTCCGTCAGAGAGCATTCCACGTGCCCCAGGAGAAGCACCCCCAAGGCCCAAGCAAGCCGGGAAAAACTCCTGGGAAAGATCAGTCCGCGAACGAGGCGCTGGGAAGTATGGCGACCATGAAAACAGCCACCCCGGAGGGGTGGCTGTGCTGA
- a CDS encoding MFS transporter, giving the protein MSPAGAVGDDRAGDRQPDSPRAAPGPRRVLPRRVWLALIVVGFLAFCAVLRAPVGVIPPLLTRMGQDLGMGEVARGALTSVPLVCFGLMTPLASVVLRRVGINTGGMVTLALVLTGALLRSAGTTWAAFAGTVIIGVGLTMGNLVAPMLIGRDFWHRTSLMTGLYSAVSNVIVTAATALAVPVALVVGWRASAAGWAVIPAAVSALLWWWVFPPGAQSPRQSLRERSGMVSWVRERHLDSGAASRGRAVWRRPLTWVMAVAFAAQTFSYYSILGWLPTALVAMLGMSEAGAGAAASVFSLTGIVGPLLVPIMFGVLKWSDARVLGSICACWLALPVCLVVAPSLWLVPCMLSGIAHGAFFAALFTLVIRRSESIDETRQTTALIQSVGYCVAATGPVVTGWIHGASGGWRIPFAVVVGALVIMTVCGQITARARTARPASHLAVLEGAGSQDEPSGAGASTGADIGDRPQEPSSHEPSRRDPDGGQG; this is encoded by the coding sequence ATGAGCCCGGCGGGCGCCGTCGGGGACGACCGGGCGGGGGACCGGCAGCCGGACTCGCCCCGGGCAGCGCCCGGCCCGCGGCGGGTGCTGCCGCGCCGGGTCTGGCTGGCATTGATCGTCGTCGGCTTCCTGGCCTTCTGCGCGGTGCTGCGCGCCCCTGTGGGTGTCATTCCACCGCTGCTGACGCGCATGGGTCAGGACCTGGGCATGGGGGAGGTGGCCCGAGGGGCGCTGACCTCGGTGCCGCTGGTGTGCTTCGGCCTGATGACGCCGCTGGCCTCCGTGGTGCTGCGCCGCGTGGGCATCAACACCGGGGGCATGGTGACCCTGGCCCTGGTGCTGACCGGGGCCCTGCTGCGCTCGGCGGGCACGACCTGGGCGGCCTTCGCCGGCACCGTGATCATCGGGGTGGGGCTGACCATGGGCAACCTGGTGGCCCCGATGCTCATCGGCCGGGACTTCTGGCACCGGACATCCCTGATGACCGGCCTGTACTCGGCGGTGAGCAATGTGATCGTCACCGCCGCCACGGCGCTGGCGGTGCCGGTGGCGCTGGTCGTGGGATGGCGGGCCTCCGCGGCCGGGTGGGCCGTCATCCCGGCTGCCGTCTCGGCCCTGCTGTGGTGGTGGGTCTTCCCTCCTGGCGCGCAGAGCCCGCGCCAGAGCCTGCGCGAGCGCTCGGGCATGGTCTCCTGGGTGCGCGAGCGGCACCTGGACTCCGGCGCCGCCTCTCGGGGGCGCGCGGTGTGGCGCCGGCCCCTGACCTGGGTGATGGCGGTGGCCTTCGCGGCCCAGACCTTCTCCTACTACTCGATCCTGGGGTGGCTGCCCACCGCGCTGGTGGCGATGCTGGGCATGAGCGAGGCCGGCGCGGGCGCGGCCGCCTCGGTCTTCTCCCTGACCGGGATCGTGGGGCCGCTGCTGGTGCCGATCATGTTCGGCGTGCTGAAGTGGTCCGATGCGCGGGTGCTGGGCAGCATCTGCGCCTGCTGGCTGGCGCTGCCGGTGTGCCTGGTGGTGGCCCCCTCCCTGTGGCTCGTGCCCTGCATGCTCTCGGGCATCGCCCACGGGGCCTTCTTCGCGGCCCTGTTCACCCTGGTGATCCGACGCTCGGAGTCCATCGACGAGACCCGCCAGACCACGGCGCTCATCCAGTCCGTGGGCTACTGCGTGGCCGCCACGGGGCCGGTGGTCACCGGCTGGATCCACGGCGCCAGTGGCGGGTGGCGGATCCCCTTCGCCGTGGTGGTGGGGGCCCTGGTCATCATGACGGTCTGCGGGCAGATCACGGCTCGTGCCCGCACGGCCAGGCCGGCCAGCCACCTGGCGGTCCTGGAGGGCGCCGGGAGCCAAGACGAGCCGAGCGGCGCCGGGGCCTCGACCGGTGCGGACATCGGGGACCGCCCCCAGGAGCCCTCGAGTCATGAGCCCTCGCGGCGGGACCCCGATGGGGGCCAGGGGTGA
- the hemW gene encoding radical SAM family heme chaperone HemW, whose translation MSPAQPLGAPLPGLGALPAQAASPAPDGQARPLSVYVHVPYCRVRCGYCDFNTYTNLAMGQGASAKDFVTTLAGELELSRSAMEAAGLPARQASTVFLGGGTPTMLPAGDLVDILGLVRQCFSLADDAEVTTEANPDSIDEAGLAQLAKGGFTRVSFGMQSAVPHVLEVLERTHEPARVPRVVEWARRAGLETSLDLIYGSPGESMDDWRRSLEAAIEIGPDHISAYALVIEEGTRMWGQVARGELPMPEDDDEAAKYEMADAALGRAGYEWYEISNWSLPGRRCRHNRAYWQDWDWWGAGPGAHSHLGDVRLWNTKHPVAWAGQIRAGALPVAGHEVIDARSRELERVMLGIRLREGIALAGLGQAGAAEADGAAVSSEGSHRTPGRTPRRLVPVVGRLVADGLLEGEAALHGRAVLTLRGRLMADTVTRALVGD comes from the coding sequence GTGAGCCCCGCCCAGCCCCTGGGCGCGCCCCTGCCCGGCCTGGGCGCGCTGCCCGCCCAGGCCGCGTCCCCCGCTCCCGACGGGCAGGCGCGGCCCTTGTCGGTGTACGTGCACGTGCCCTACTGCCGAGTGCGCTGCGGGTACTGCGACTTCAACACCTACACCAACCTGGCCATGGGCCAGGGCGCCTCGGCTAAGGACTTCGTGACCACGCTGGCCGGCGAGCTGGAGCTGTCGCGCTCGGCCATGGAGGCGGCCGGGCTGCCGGCGCGCCAGGCCTCCACCGTGTTCCTGGGCGGGGGCACGCCCACCATGCTCCCCGCCGGCGACCTGGTGGACATCCTGGGGCTGGTGCGGCAGTGCTTCTCGCTGGCCGACGACGCCGAGGTCACCACCGAGGCCAACCCGGACTCCATCGATGAGGCGGGACTCGCGCAGCTGGCCAAGGGGGGCTTCACCCGGGTCTCCTTCGGGATGCAGTCGGCCGTCCCCCATGTCCTGGAGGTCCTGGAGCGCACCCATGAGCCCGCCCGGGTGCCGCGGGTGGTGGAGTGGGCGCGGCGAGCGGGCCTGGAGACCTCCCTGGACCTCATCTACGGCTCGCCCGGGGAGTCCATGGATGACTGGCGCCGATCCCTGGAGGCCGCCATCGAGATCGGGCCGGATCACATCAGCGCCTACGCGCTGGTCATCGAGGAGGGCACCCGCATGTGGGGTCAGGTCGCTCGCGGCGAGCTGCCCATGCCCGAGGATGACGATGAGGCCGCCAAGTACGAGATGGCCGACGCCGCCCTGGGGCGGGCCGGCTATGAGTGGTACGAGATCTCCAACTGGTCCCTGCCCGGGCGCCGGTGCCGCCACAACCGCGCCTACTGGCAGGACTGGGACTGGTGGGGCGCGGGCCCCGGGGCCCACTCGCACCTGGGGGACGTGCGGCTGTGGAACACCAAGCACCCGGTGGCCTGGGCGGGGCAGATCAGGGCCGGGGCCCTGCCCGTGGCCGGGCATGAGGTGATCGACGCCCGATCGCGCGAGCTGGAGCGCGTCATGCTGGGCATCCGCCTGCGCGAGGGAATCGCCCTGGCGGGACTGGGGCAGGCCGGGGCCGCTGAGGCCGACGGGGCAGCTGTGTCCTCGGAGGGCAGCCATCGGACGCCCGGCCGGACGCCCAGGCGGCTGGTCCCGGTGGTGGGGCGCCTGGTGGCCGACGGGCTGCTGGAGGGCGAGGCCGCCCTGCACGGGCGGGCCGTGCTGACCCTGCGAGGCCGGCTCATGGCCGACACCGTCACCCGCGCCCTGGTCGGGGACTGA
- the lepA gene encoding translation elongation factor 4, with translation MSPIPTPEQMSAVQPAATAPELLRNFSIIAHIDHGKSTLADRMLQATGVVQPRDMRAQYLDRMDIERERGITIKSQAVRMPWAVEGPDGAVVHALNMIDTPGHVDFSYEVNRSLAACEGAVLLVDAAQGIQAQTLANLYMAIEGDLTIIPVLNKIDLPAAEPERHAEEIASLIGCEPEEVLKVSGKTGLGVPELLDRIVEAVPPPVGDPSAPARAMIFDSVYDTYRGVVTYVRVVDGALKPRERIEMLSTGAVHDLLEIGVISPEPKPSGGLGAGEVGYLITGVKDVRQSKVGDTVTSAAAPATEPLAGYQDPKPMVFSGLFPVDGSDFPALRDALDRLKLNDAALTYEPETSVALGFGFRCGYLGLLHLEIIRERLEREFNLDIISTAPSVVYEVTMEDRSTHTVTNPSEFPEGKVSSVSEPVVRATILTPSEFVGTVMELCQSRRGAMQGMDYLSETRVEMHYILPLAEIVFDFFDALKSRTRGYASLDYEMDGAQDANLVKVDILLNGEKVDAFSAIVHRDGAYSYGVMMTKRLKDLIPRQQFEVPVQAAIGTRVIARETIRALRKDMLAKCYGGDITRKRKLLEKQKEGKKRMKAIGRVDVPQEAFIAALGADSPTGKDK, from the coding sequence GTGTCACCGATTCCCACGCCCGAGCAGATGAGCGCCGTCCAGCCCGCGGCCACCGCGCCCGAGCTCCTGCGCAACTTCTCCATCATCGCGCATATCGACCACGGCAAGTCCACCCTGGCCGACCGCATGCTCCAGGCCACCGGCGTCGTCCAGCCCCGGGACATGCGCGCCCAGTACCTGGACCGCATGGATATCGAGCGCGAGCGCGGCATCACCATCAAGTCCCAGGCGGTGCGCATGCCCTGGGCGGTGGAGGGCCCCGACGGCGCCGTCGTCCATGCCCTCAACATGATCGACACCCCCGGGCACGTCGACTTCTCCTATGAGGTCAACCGCTCCCTGGCCGCCTGCGAGGGCGCCGTCCTGCTGGTCGACGCCGCCCAGGGCATCCAGGCCCAGACCCTGGCCAACCTGTACATGGCCATCGAGGGGGACCTGACCATCATCCCGGTGCTCAACAAGATCGATCTGCCGGCCGCCGAGCCCGAGCGGCACGCCGAGGAGATCGCCTCCCTCATCGGCTGCGAGCCCGAGGAGGTCCTCAAGGTCTCCGGCAAGACCGGCCTGGGCGTCCCCGAGCTCCTGGACAGGATCGTCGAGGCCGTCCCGCCCCCCGTGGGCGATCCCTCGGCCCCGGCTCGCGCCATGATCTTCGACTCGGTCTACGACACCTACCGGGGCGTGGTCACGTATGTGCGCGTCGTCGACGGGGCCCTCAAGCCCCGTGAGCGCATCGAGATGCTCTCCACCGGCGCGGTCCACGACCTGCTGGAGATCGGCGTCATCAGCCCCGAGCCCAAGCCCTCGGGGGGACTGGGGGCCGGGGAGGTCGGCTACCTCATCACCGGGGTCAAGGACGTGCGCCAGTCCAAGGTGGGGGACACCGTCACCTCGGCGGCGGCTCCCGCGACTGAGCCCCTGGCCGGCTACCAGGACCCCAAGCCCATGGTCTTCTCCGGGCTCTTCCCCGTGGACGGATCGGACTTCCCGGCCCTGCGCGACGCCCTGGACCGGCTCAAGCTCAACGACGCCGCCCTGACCTATGAGCCGGAGACCTCGGTGGCCCTGGGCTTCGGCTTCCGCTGCGGCTACTTGGGCCTGCTGCACCTGGAGATCATCCGCGAGCGCCTGGAGCGCGAGTTCAACCTCGACATCATCTCCACGGCCCCCTCCGTGGTCTACGAGGTCACCATGGAGGACCGCTCCACCCACACGGTGACCAACCCCAGCGAGTTCCCCGAGGGCAAGGTCTCCTCGGTCAGCGAGCCGGTGGTGCGGGCCACGATCCTGACCCCCAGCGAGTTCGTGGGCACGGTCATGGAGCTGTGCCAGTCCCGGCGCGGGGCCATGCAGGGCATGGACTACCTCTCGGAGACCCGGGTGGAGATGCACTACATCCTGCCGCTGGCGGAGATCGTCTTCGACTTCTTCGACGCGCTGAAGTCTCGCACGCGCGGCTACGCCTCCTTGGACTACGAGATGGATGGGGCTCAGGACGCCAACCTGGTCAAGGTCGACATCCTGCTCAACGGGGAGAAGGTGGATGCCTTCTCCGCCATCGTCCACCGCGACGGCGCCTACTCCTACGGGGTCATGATGACCAAGCGGCTCAAGGACCTCATCCCGCGCCAGCAGTTCGAGGTACCCGTCCAGGCGGCCATCGGCACCCGGGTGATCGCCCGGGAGACCATCCGGGCGCTGCGCAAGGACATGCTCGCCAAGTGCTACGGGGGCGACATCACCCGTAAGCGCAAGCTGCTGGAGAAGCAGAAGGAGGGCAAGAAGCGCATGAAGGCGATCGGCCGGGTCGATGTGCCCCAGGAGGCCTTCATCGCCGCCCTGGGGGCGGACAGCCCCACGGGCAAGGACAAGTAG
- a CDS encoding MOSC domain-containing protein has translation MSERMIDGVPVTSGTVEAAMSDDGSGLVLSRPLARVLGEPHAGADGRHDDEPSPFAPGEAVGRISAVCAVRRLRPDCGDAGVSAIRKGPIEGPAEVNALGIVNDQQADRAHHGGTDKALYVMDGAEARHWSGVLGGIEPGALGENMLIESAAGVGIDDVEIGAVLSIGDPGDGGITVRVTGVRNPCPTFARGVGRADWVEVFSSRNRVGVYLAVLGGGRARAGDEVGVVTTPGHGVTCRRWFAHHDPRDARAMLDAEASGRCVIAPFTRKYVQAAAGERPAAEEG, from the coding sequence ATGAGCGAGCGGATGATCGACGGCGTGCCGGTGACCTCCGGCACGGTTGAGGCCGCCATGTCCGACGACGGCTCCGGCCTGGTTCTGAGCCGCCCCCTGGCCCGGGTGCTGGGCGAGCCCCATGCGGGGGCCGATGGGCGCCATGACGATGAGCCCTCGCCCTTCGCCCCGGGGGAGGCGGTGGGCCGGATCAGCGCGGTCTGCGCGGTGCGCCGGCTGCGCCCCGACTGCGGGGACGCGGGGGTCTCGGCGATCCGCAAGGGGCCCATCGAGGGCCCGGCGGAGGTCAATGCCCTGGGCATCGTCAATGATCAGCAGGCTGATCGGGCCCATCACGGGGGCACGGACAAGGCCCTCTATGTCATGGATGGCGCTGAGGCGCGCCACTGGTCGGGTGTTCTTGGCGGCATCGAGCCCGGGGCGCTGGGGGAGAACATGCTCATCGAGAGCGCCGCGGGCGTGGGCATCGACGATGTGGAGATCGGCGCGGTCCTGTCCATCGGTGATCCCGGGGACGGAGGGATCACCGTGCGGGTCACCGGCGTGCGCAATCCCTGCCCGACCTTCGCCCGGGGCGTGGGGCGGGCCGACTGGGTGGAGGTCTTCTCCTCGCGCAACCGGGTGGGGGTCTACCTGGCGGTGCTGGGAGGGGGCCGCGCGCGGGCGGGCGATGAGGTGGGCGTGGTGACCACCCCGGGGCATGGGGTGACCTGCCGGCGCTGGTTCGCTCACCACGATCCTCGCGACGCCCGGGCGATGCTCGACGCCGAGGCCTCCGGCCGGTGCGTCATCGCGCCCTTCACCCGCAAGTACGTGCAGGCCGCCGCCGGCGAGCGGCCCGCGGCTGAGGAGGGGTGA
- a CDS encoding DUF3097 domain-containing protein has protein sequence MPRVNTAPYRTPVPGSTAARRAALRARAEAERAELAGRAEPSGQAGSSDGALSGARPSAGRQAGARGAAKRRAAAPTATTPARRPSSSDRYGGDVLAADPHRVGPGAIRPESVPVPVSRGLVVEDRETGFVGAAVAVEKSGGQHVVVLEDRHGTRRAFPLGPGFWIEGRPVILQPPVPRKRPPSGPRSASGRKLTASGSYAVEGERARVARASRIWVEGRHDAELVEKVWGDDLRHEGVVVLMLDGVDNLRAVLEDFSPSPERRAGVLVDHLVAGSKESRIAQEVRDMPGGDNVLVLGHPYVDVWQAVKPERVGLERWPEVPRGTDIKHGTLEALGWPHADQADVARGWQRILATVRTYKDLEPSLLGRMEELIDFVTAPGTA, from the coding sequence GTGCCCAGGGTGAACACCGCCCCGTACCGCACGCCAGTCCCCGGAAGCACCGCAGCGCGCCGAGCCGCGCTGCGCGCCCGCGCTGAGGCTGAGCGGGCGGAGTTGGCGGGACGCGCGGAGCCCTCGGGGCAGGCAGGGTCCTCGGACGGCGCACTGTCCGGGGCGAGGCCGTCTGCGGGCCGGCAGGCGGGGGCCCGGGGCGCTGCCAAGCGGAGGGCCGCTGCCCCGACGGCGACGACCCCGGCCCGCCGCCCCTCGTCCTCGGACCGCTACGGCGGGGACGTTCTTGCCGCAGACCCTCACCGGGTGGGGCCCGGGGCGATTCGCCCCGAGTCGGTGCCCGTCCCGGTCTCGCGCGGCCTGGTGGTCGAGGACCGCGAGACCGGGTTCGTGGGCGCGGCCGTGGCGGTGGAGAAGTCGGGGGGCCAGCACGTGGTGGTCTTGGAGGACCGCCATGGCACGCGGCGGGCCTTCCCCCTGGGGCCGGGCTTCTGGATCGAGGGCCGCCCCGTCATCCTCCAGCCGCCGGTGCCCCGCAAGCGGCCGCCCTCCGGGCCTCGCAGCGCCTCGGGGCGCAAGCTGACCGCGTCGGGCTCCTATGCCGTGGAGGGCGAGCGGGCCAGGGTCGCGCGGGCCTCGCGCATCTGGGTCGAGGGCAGGCACGACGCCGAGCTGGTGGAGAAGGTGTGGGGCGATGACCTGCGCCACGAGGGCGTCGTCGTCCTCATGCTCGACGGCGTGGACAACCTGCGCGCCGTCCTGGAGGACTTCTCCCCCTCCCCCGAGCGCCGCGCCGGGGTCCTGGTCGACCACCTGGTGGCCGGCTCCAAGGAGTCGCGCATCGCCCAGGAGGTCAGGGACATGCCAGGCGGTGACAACGTCCTGGTGCTCGGTCACCCGTACGTGGATGTCTGGCAGGCGGTCAAGCCCGAGCGCGTGGGCCTGGAGCGCTGGCCGGAGGTGCCACGCGGCACCGACATCAAGCACGGCACGCTCGAGGCCCTGGGCTGGCCGCACGCCGATCAGGCCGACGTCGCCCGCGGATGGCAGCGCATCCTGGCCACGGTCCGCACCTACAAGGACCTGGAGCCGAGCCTGCTGGGGCGCATGGAGGAGCTCATCGACTTCGTCACCGCCCCCGGCACCGCCTGA
- the trmB gene encoding tRNA (guanosine(46)-N7)-methyltransferase TrmB yields the protein MAQQHPPRSHAIPSRVRSFSRSGGRLRPGQAQALAEFGPRYLVQVPRADAVRTVARGFRLDPEAVFGHPGQARPLIVEVGSGSGEALLAHAAANPGTDYLAVEVWETAIARLVAAIGRQELHNVRVVPADASQLLATALPVGCAAEVWVFFPDPWRKPRHRKRRLVTRDFADCVARVLRPGGVWRLATDWSDYAWQMRDVLEAASALPQGLRGDATEPYFRYDDAGARPDLGMAGAVAGSLGNGVDPGSASGMLGGWSERFAGRVMTRFEARGIKEGRTIRDLTAVRTEAPWEPPQDARTLERLELEGRAWDRLEEEPWRLRGADAMGGLGTVLP from the coding sequence ATGGCGCAGCAGCATCCTCCCCGCTCTCACGCGATCCCCTCGCGCGTGCGCTCCTTCTCCCGCTCCGGGGGGCGCCTGCGCCCGGGGCAGGCCCAGGCCCTGGCCGAGTTCGGCCCCCGATACCTGGTCCAGGTCCCCCGGGCCGATGCCGTGCGCACGGTGGCCCGCGGCTTCCGACTGGACCCTGAGGCGGTGTTCGGCCACCCGGGCCAGGCCCGGCCCCTGATCGTCGAGGTGGGCTCGGGCAGCGGGGAGGCGCTGCTGGCTCATGCCGCCGCCAACCCGGGCACCGACTACCTGGCGGTGGAGGTCTGGGAGACCGCGATCGCCCGCCTGGTCGCCGCGATCGGCCGCCAGGAGCTGCACAACGTGCGGGTGGTCCCGGCCGACGCCTCCCAGCTGCTGGCCACCGCCCTGCCGGTGGGCTGCGCCGCCGAGGTGTGGGTCTTCTTCCCCGATCCCTGGCGCAAGCCCCGGCACCGCAAGCGGCGCCTGGTCACCCGGGACTTCGCCGACTGCGTGGCCCGGGTGCTGCGCCCCGGGGGCGTGTGGCGCCTGGCCACGGACTGGTCGGATTACGCCTGGCAGATGCGCGACGTCCTGGAGGCGGCCTCCGCCCTGCCGCAGGGGCTGCGGGGCGACGCCACCGAGCCCTACTTCCGCTATGACGACGCCGGGGCGCGCCCCGACCTGGGCATGGCCGGTGCCGTGGCCGGGAGCCTGGGCAATGGCGTGGACCCGGGATCCGCCTCCGGCATGCTCGGGGGGTGGTCCGAGCGCTTCGCGGGCCGGGTGATGACCCGCTTCGAGGCCAGGGGTATCAAGGAGGGGCGCACGATCAGGGACTTGACCGCGGTGCGCACCGAGGCCCCCTGGGAGCCCCCGCAGGATGCCAGGACCCTGGAGCGCCTGGAGCTGGAGGGGCGGGCCTGGGACCGCCTGGAGGAGGAGCCCTGGCGGCTGCGGGGCGCTGATGCCATGGGCGGTTTGGGGACGGTCCTGCCATGA
- the hrcA gene encoding heat-inducible transcriptional repressor HrcA, producing the protein MADDRRLKVLSAIVTDYVRTREPVGSKALAERYQLGVSPATIRNDMAVLEDEGYILQPHTSAGRVPTEKGYRLFVDEVARIKPLSIPERNAITALLAGAVDLEQVVARTVRALAQLTGQLAVVEYPSLKLTSLQHLELVALGPTRLLLVIITDTGRVEQRTVSLAATRVEGSDLHLPQVIDPLTLERLRTRLNAALVGRRAADVAPILAALAEHAPAEERALLSAVSEELVAALRPDAEERLVVAGTANLARSIPDFASIGPLLDAIEEQVVLLRLFTADPASGGRSLAGMHVSIGSENQDDALAEASVVTTTYGPREGDAVAHLGVIGPTRMDYPATMAAVRAVASYLSRFLSPTQAQDPEP; encoded by the coding sequence ATGGCAGACGACCGCCGACTCAAGGTGCTCTCCGCCATCGTCACCGACTATGTGCGCACCCGCGAGCCCGTGGGCTCCAAGGCCCTGGCCGAGCGCTACCAGCTGGGCGTGTCACCGGCCACCATCCGCAACGACATGGCGGTGCTGGAGGACGAGGGCTACATCCTCCAGCCCCACACCTCCGCCGGCCGCGTGCCCACCGAGAAGGGCTACCGCCTCTTCGTCGACGAGGTCGCCCGCATCAAGCCCCTGTCCATCCCCGAGCGCAACGCCATCACCGCCCTGCTGGCAGGCGCCGTGGACCTCGAGCAGGTCGTCGCCCGCACCGTGCGGGCCCTGGCGCAGCTGACCGGCCAGCTCGCCGTCGTGGAGTACCCCAGCCTCAAGCTCACCTCACTGCAGCACCTGGAGCTGGTGGCCCTGGGGCCCACCCGCCTGCTGCTGGTCATCATCACCGACACCGGACGCGTCGAGCAGCGCACGGTCAGCCTCGCGGCCACGCGCGTGGAGGGCTCCGACCTCCACCTGCCGCAGGTCATCGACCCCCTGACCCTGGAGCGCCTGCGCACCCGGCTCAACGCCGCCCTGGTGGGCCGGCGCGCCGCCGACGTCGCCCCCATCCTGGCCGCCCTGGCCGAGCACGCACCCGCCGAGGAGCGCGCCCTGCTGTCCGCGGTCTCCGAGGAGCTCGTCGCCGCCCTGCGCCCCGACGCCGAGGAGCGCCTGGTGGTGGCCGGAACCGCCAACCTGGCCCGCTCCATCCCCGACTTCGCCTCCATCGGCCCCCTGCTCGACGCCATCGAGGAGCAGGTGGTGCTGCTGCGCCTGTTCACCGCCGACCCCGCCTCCGGCGGGCGCAGCCTGGCGGGGATGCACGTGTCCATCGGCTCGGAGAACCAGGACGACGCACTGGCCGAGGCCTCCGTGGTCACCACCACCTACGGCCCCCGCGAGGGCGACGCCGTCGCCCACCTGGGAGTCATCGGGCCCACCCGCATGGACTACCCGGCCACCATGGCGGCCGTCAGGGCGGTGGCCAGCTACCTGTCCCGATTCCTGTCACCCACTCAGGCCCAGGACCCCGAGCCCTAG